A genomic region of Xiphophorus couchianus chromosome 9, X_couchianus-1.0, whole genome shotgun sequence contains the following coding sequences:
- the LOC114150546 gene encoding zinc finger MYM-type protein 1-like isoform X2 — protein sequence MSTMPPPTKRLKQQQDLLSFFKKSNEQQCRDSTKETGKGEDSATGLEAGSQSEGETGVEQQGVQTRDTQLRDSEVSGQRTEPNQPHPKFIDPQALANRTLHFQGKWYKEFPWLHYDAVKNGILCFYCMAIYQDKLTPFGAKSEPAFITSGFKNWIKACEKFKAHENSHTHRHAVSVTAQESHPINAQLSSALATQQGDNRHCLEKIVSSIKYLVRQGQALRGHDDDDSNLYQLLKNLAEDDALLAKWLLRSQKEYLSPQIQNEILCSMSNSIVSEIADKIRNLPIFEFAIIMDGTQDISGKEQESICLRYIDSDMKPHEEFIGLYSVSETTGKSLAAVVKDVLLRLNLPMHGLRGQTYDGAANMSGKHAGAQALIKQEQPLAFFVHCGAHCTNLIAQKACLASVLIRDALDWVNQLGVLFSQSGKFKAIHAATAHTENPSCTAIKPLCPTRWAVRSKAIRDVLSQYGSVLASLQEMASGASNTASTANGLLGQFRKGKTVLGLILASPVIDELECLSISFQKRTQTIAGMRTAVKVVQTSLKAKRNQESFNTLFEKAMAEVQSLGVKPITVTQRRPPPKRFTEGAKTHQPECANDHYRGEFFKVLDVVDAQLTGLFNQDDLLTLQKLEETLLSGTIDAAVIGKYPELNRELLSVQLPMFRLNYSFSNSAEAAGIIGGLPGEVRRLFGQVETLVRLLLVVSVSSSEAERSFSALRRLKTWLRSTMTQNRLNHVAVCHVHKDKLDLLDKKSVCKQFVAANERRKKHFGSFA from the exons ATGAG TACAATGCCACCACCAACTAAAaggctgaaacagcagcaggacttactcagcttttttaaaaagagtaac GAGCAACAATGCAGGGACAGCACAAAGGAGACAGGAAAAGGAGAGGATAGTGCAACCGGGCTAGAGGCAGGAAGTCAGAGTGAGGGAGAGACAGGAGTGGAGCAACAG GGAGTTCAGACTAGGGACACACAGCTGAGAGACTCTGAAGTCAGTGGACAGAGAACAGAGCCAAATCAGCCACATCCAAAATTCATAGACCCTCAAGCTCTAGCCAACAGAACTTTACATTTCCAAGGAAAGTGGTACAAGGAATTTCCCTGGCTACATTATGATGCAGtgaaaaatggcattttgtgtttttattgcatggCAATTTACCAGGACAAACTCACACCATTTGGTGCAAAATCCGAACCCGCCTTTATCActtctggatttaaaaattgGATAAAAGCATGCGAAAAATTTAAAGCACATGAAAATAGTCACACACATCGTCATGCTGTTTCTGTGACTGCACAAGAAAGTCATCCTATAAATGCCCAATTATCCAGTGCTTTGGCAACTCAGCAAGGTGACAATAGGCACTGTCTGGAGAAAATTGTGAGCTCCATAAAATATTTGGTACGGCAGGGACAAGCTTTGAGAGGGCATGACGATGATGACAGCAATTTGTATCAATTGTTAAAAAATCTGGCAGAAGATGATGCCCTTTTGGCTAAGTGGTTGCTGAGGTCTCAGAAAGAATACCTAAGTCCACAGATACAGAATGAAATCTTGTGTTCTATGAGCAATAGTATTGTCAGTGAAATAGCAGATAAAATCAGAAACCTACCAATTTTTGAGTTTGCAATTATTATGGATGGAACACAGGACATTTCTGGGAAAGAACAAGAAAGCATTTGTCTGCGATACATTGACAGTGACATGAAGCCCCATGAAGAGTTTATTGGCTTGTACTCAGTTtctgaaacaacaggaaaaagcCTTGCTGCTGTTGTTAAAGATGTGCTGCTCAGATTAAACTTACCAATGCATGGTTTACGAGGTCAAACTTATGATGGAGCAGCCAATATGTCTGGGAAGCATGCAGGTGCACAGGCACTGATAAAGCAAGAGCAGCCACTAgcattttttgttcattgtgGAGCACACTGCACTAATTTAATTGCACAGAAAGCTTGCTTAGCCTCAGTTCTGATCAGAGACGCATTGGATTGGGTGAACCAGCTTGGAGTTCTTTTCTCTCAGTCAGGGAAGTTTAAGGCAATCCATGCAGCAACAGCACATACAGAGAATCCATCGTGCACTGCAATAAAACCCCTCTGCCCCACAAGATGGGCAGTACGGAGCAAAGCAATCAGAGATGTTTTGTCACAGTATGGGTCAGTGCTGGCTAGCTTGCAGGAGATGGCTTCTGGTGCCTCAAACACAGCATCCACTGCTAATGGACTGCTGGGGCAGTTTAGGAAAGGTAAAACAGTTTTGGGTCTCATCCTTGCCTCACCTGTGATTGATGAGCTTGAATGCCTGAGCATCTCTTTCCAGAAGAGAACTCAAACCATTGCTGGAATGAGGACTGCTGTGAAAGTTGTTCAGACTTCACTTAAGgctaaaagaaatcaagaaagttTCAACACTCTGTTTGAAAAGGCGATGGCTGAGGTTCAGTCTTTGGGTGTTAAACCCATCACAGTTACACAGAGAAGGCCACCCCCAAAACGCTTCACTGAAGGAGCTAAGACACATCAACCTGAATGTGCCAATGACCACTACAGAGGTGAATTCTTTAAAGTATTGGATGTTGTAGATGCACAGCTCACTGGGCTATTTAACCAGGATGACTTGCTGACTTTGCAAAAGTTGGAAGAGACACTTCTCAGTGGAACGATTGATGCTGCAGTCATTGGGAAATACCCAGAGTTGAATAGAGAGTTACTTTCAGTGCAACTTCCTATGTTTAGACTGAACTACTCATTTAGCAACAGCGCAGAAGCTGCAGGGATCATTGGTGGACTGCCTGGAGAGGTCCGTAGACTTTTTGGGCAAGTGGAAACTCTGGTTAGGTTGCTTTTGGTGGTCTCCGTTTCATCCTCTGAGGCAGAGAGAAGTTTCAGTGCGCTTCGTAGACTCAAAACGTGGCTCCGGTCTACAATGACTCAAAACAGGCTTAATCATGTTGCTGTCTGTCATGTACATAAAGATAAACTTGATTTACTGGACAAGAAGTCAGTTTGCAAGCAATTTGTGGCTGCAAATGAAAGgcggaaaaaacattttggctctTTTGCCTAA
- the LOC114150546 gene encoding zinc finger MYM-type protein 1-like isoform X3, which produces MAIYQDKLTPFGAKSEPAFITSGFKNWIKACEKFKAHENSHTHRHAVSVTAQESHPINAQLSSALATQQGDNRHCLEKIVSSIKYLVRQGQALRGHDDDDSNLYQLLKNLAEDDALLAKWLLRSQKEYLSPQIQNEILCSMSNSIVSEIADKIRNLPIFEFAIIMDGTQDISGKEQESICLRYIDSDMKPHEEFIGLYSVSETTGKSLAAVVKDVLLRLNLPMHGLRGQTYDGAANMSGKHAGAQALIKQEQPLAFFVHCGAHCTNLIAQKACLASVLIRDALDWVNQLGVLFSQSGKFKAIHAATAHTENPSCTAIKPLCPTRWAVRSKAIRDVLSQYGSVLASLQEMASGASNTASTANGLLGQFRKGKTVLGLILASPVIDELECLSISFQKRTQTIAGMRTAVKVVQTSLKAKRNQESFNTLFEKAMAEVQSLGVKPITVTQRRPPPKRFTEGAKTHQPECANDHYRGEFFKVLDVVDAQLTGLFNQDDLLTLQKLEETLLSGTIDAAVIGKYPELNRELLSVQLPMFRLNYSFSNSAEAAGIIGGLPGEVRRLFGQVETLVRLLLVVSVSSSEAERSFSALRRLKTWLRSTMTQNRLNHVAVCHVHKDKLDLLDKKSVCKQFVAANERRKKHFGSFA; this is translated from the coding sequence atggCAATTTACCAGGACAAACTCACACCATTTGGTGCAAAATCCGAACCCGCCTTTATCActtctggatttaaaaattgGATAAAAGCATGCGAAAAATTTAAAGCACATGAAAATAGTCACACACATCGTCATGCTGTTTCTGTGACTGCACAAGAAAGTCATCCTATAAATGCCCAATTATCCAGTGCTTTGGCAACTCAGCAAGGTGACAATAGGCACTGTCTGGAGAAAATTGTGAGCTCCATAAAATATTTGGTACGGCAGGGACAAGCTTTGAGAGGGCATGACGATGATGACAGCAATTTGTATCAATTGTTAAAAAATCTGGCAGAAGATGATGCCCTTTTGGCTAAGTGGTTGCTGAGGTCTCAGAAAGAATACCTAAGTCCACAGATACAGAATGAAATCTTGTGTTCTATGAGCAATAGTATTGTCAGTGAAATAGCAGATAAAATCAGAAACCTACCAATTTTTGAGTTTGCAATTATTATGGATGGAACACAGGACATTTCTGGGAAAGAACAAGAAAGCATTTGTCTGCGATACATTGACAGTGACATGAAGCCCCATGAAGAGTTTATTGGCTTGTACTCAGTTtctgaaacaacaggaaaaagcCTTGCTGCTGTTGTTAAAGATGTGCTGCTCAGATTAAACTTACCAATGCATGGTTTACGAGGTCAAACTTATGATGGAGCAGCCAATATGTCTGGGAAGCATGCAGGTGCACAGGCACTGATAAAGCAAGAGCAGCCACTAgcattttttgttcattgtgGAGCACACTGCACTAATTTAATTGCACAGAAAGCTTGCTTAGCCTCAGTTCTGATCAGAGACGCATTGGATTGGGTGAACCAGCTTGGAGTTCTTTTCTCTCAGTCAGGGAAGTTTAAGGCAATCCATGCAGCAACAGCACATACAGAGAATCCATCGTGCACTGCAATAAAACCCCTCTGCCCCACAAGATGGGCAGTACGGAGCAAAGCAATCAGAGATGTTTTGTCACAGTATGGGTCAGTGCTGGCTAGCTTGCAGGAGATGGCTTCTGGTGCCTCAAACACAGCATCCACTGCTAATGGACTGCTGGGGCAGTTTAGGAAAGGTAAAACAGTTTTGGGTCTCATCCTTGCCTCACCTGTGATTGATGAGCTTGAATGCCTGAGCATCTCTTTCCAGAAGAGAACTCAAACCATTGCTGGAATGAGGACTGCTGTGAAAGTTGTTCAGACTTCACTTAAGgctaaaagaaatcaagaaagttTCAACACTCTGTTTGAAAAGGCGATGGCTGAGGTTCAGTCTTTGGGTGTTAAACCCATCACAGTTACACAGAGAAGGCCACCCCCAAAACGCTTCACTGAAGGAGCTAAGACACATCAACCTGAATGTGCCAATGACCACTACAGAGGTGAATTCTTTAAAGTATTGGATGTTGTAGATGCACAGCTCACTGGGCTATTTAACCAGGATGACTTGCTGACTTTGCAAAAGTTGGAAGAGACACTTCTCAGTGGAACGATTGATGCTGCAGTCATTGGGAAATACCCAGAGTTGAATAGAGAGTTACTTTCAGTGCAACTTCCTATGTTTAGACTGAACTACTCATTTAGCAACAGCGCAGAAGCTGCAGGGATCATTGGTGGACTGCCTGGAGAGGTCCGTAGACTTTTTGGGCAAGTGGAAACTCTGGTTAGGTTGCTTTTGGTGGTCTCCGTTTCATCCTCTGAGGCAGAGAGAAGTTTCAGTGCGCTTCGTAGACTCAAAACGTGGCTCCGGTCTACAATGACTCAAAACAGGCTTAATCATGTTGCTGTCTGTCATGTACATAAAGATAAACTTGATTTACTGGACAAGAAGTCAGTTTGCAAGCAATTTGTGGCTGCAAATGAAAGgcggaaaaaacattttggctctTTTGCCTAA
- the LOC114150546 gene encoding zinc finger MYM-type protein 1-like isoform X1, with product MSTMPPPTKRLKQQQDLLSFFKKSNVSEQQCRDSTKETGKGEDSATGLEAGSQSEGETGVEQQGVQTRDTQLRDSEVSGQRTEPNQPHPKFIDPQALANRTLHFQGKWYKEFPWLHYDAVKNGILCFYCMAIYQDKLTPFGAKSEPAFITSGFKNWIKACEKFKAHENSHTHRHAVSVTAQESHPINAQLSSALATQQGDNRHCLEKIVSSIKYLVRQGQALRGHDDDDSNLYQLLKNLAEDDALLAKWLLRSQKEYLSPQIQNEILCSMSNSIVSEIADKIRNLPIFEFAIIMDGTQDISGKEQESICLRYIDSDMKPHEEFIGLYSVSETTGKSLAAVVKDVLLRLNLPMHGLRGQTYDGAANMSGKHAGAQALIKQEQPLAFFVHCGAHCTNLIAQKACLASVLIRDALDWVNQLGVLFSQSGKFKAIHAATAHTENPSCTAIKPLCPTRWAVRSKAIRDVLSQYGSVLASLQEMASGASNTASTANGLLGQFRKGKTVLGLILASPVIDELECLSISFQKRTQTIAGMRTAVKVVQTSLKAKRNQESFNTLFEKAMAEVQSLGVKPITVTQRRPPPKRFTEGAKTHQPECANDHYRGEFFKVLDVVDAQLTGLFNQDDLLTLQKLEETLLSGTIDAAVIGKYPELNRELLSVQLPMFRLNYSFSNSAEAAGIIGGLPGEVRRLFGQVETLVRLLLVVSVSSSEAERSFSALRRLKTWLRSTMTQNRLNHVAVCHVHKDKLDLLDKKSVCKQFVAANERRKKHFGSFA from the exons ATGAG TACAATGCCACCACCAACTAAAaggctgaaacagcagcaggacttactcagcttttttaaaaagagtaacGTCAGT GAGCAACAATGCAGGGACAGCACAAAGGAGACAGGAAAAGGAGAGGATAGTGCAACCGGGCTAGAGGCAGGAAGTCAGAGTGAGGGAGAGACAGGAGTGGAGCAACAG GGAGTTCAGACTAGGGACACACAGCTGAGAGACTCTGAAGTCAGTGGACAGAGAACAGAGCCAAATCAGCCACATCCAAAATTCATAGACCCTCAAGCTCTAGCCAACAGAACTTTACATTTCCAAGGAAAGTGGTACAAGGAATTTCCCTGGCTACATTATGATGCAGtgaaaaatggcattttgtgtttttattgcatggCAATTTACCAGGACAAACTCACACCATTTGGTGCAAAATCCGAACCCGCCTTTATCActtctggatttaaaaattgGATAAAAGCATGCGAAAAATTTAAAGCACATGAAAATAGTCACACACATCGTCATGCTGTTTCTGTGACTGCACAAGAAAGTCATCCTATAAATGCCCAATTATCCAGTGCTTTGGCAACTCAGCAAGGTGACAATAGGCACTGTCTGGAGAAAATTGTGAGCTCCATAAAATATTTGGTACGGCAGGGACAAGCTTTGAGAGGGCATGACGATGATGACAGCAATTTGTATCAATTGTTAAAAAATCTGGCAGAAGATGATGCCCTTTTGGCTAAGTGGTTGCTGAGGTCTCAGAAAGAATACCTAAGTCCACAGATACAGAATGAAATCTTGTGTTCTATGAGCAATAGTATTGTCAGTGAAATAGCAGATAAAATCAGAAACCTACCAATTTTTGAGTTTGCAATTATTATGGATGGAACACAGGACATTTCTGGGAAAGAACAAGAAAGCATTTGTCTGCGATACATTGACAGTGACATGAAGCCCCATGAAGAGTTTATTGGCTTGTACTCAGTTtctgaaacaacaggaaaaagcCTTGCTGCTGTTGTTAAAGATGTGCTGCTCAGATTAAACTTACCAATGCATGGTTTACGAGGTCAAACTTATGATGGAGCAGCCAATATGTCTGGGAAGCATGCAGGTGCACAGGCACTGATAAAGCAAGAGCAGCCACTAgcattttttgttcattgtgGAGCACACTGCACTAATTTAATTGCACAGAAAGCTTGCTTAGCCTCAGTTCTGATCAGAGACGCATTGGATTGGGTGAACCAGCTTGGAGTTCTTTTCTCTCAGTCAGGGAAGTTTAAGGCAATCCATGCAGCAACAGCACATACAGAGAATCCATCGTGCACTGCAATAAAACCCCTCTGCCCCACAAGATGGGCAGTACGGAGCAAAGCAATCAGAGATGTTTTGTCACAGTATGGGTCAGTGCTGGCTAGCTTGCAGGAGATGGCTTCTGGTGCCTCAAACACAGCATCCACTGCTAATGGACTGCTGGGGCAGTTTAGGAAAGGTAAAACAGTTTTGGGTCTCATCCTTGCCTCACCTGTGATTGATGAGCTTGAATGCCTGAGCATCTCTTTCCAGAAGAGAACTCAAACCATTGCTGGAATGAGGACTGCTGTGAAAGTTGTTCAGACTTCACTTAAGgctaaaagaaatcaagaaagttTCAACACTCTGTTTGAAAAGGCGATGGCTGAGGTTCAGTCTTTGGGTGTTAAACCCATCACAGTTACACAGAGAAGGCCACCCCCAAAACGCTTCACTGAAGGAGCTAAGACACATCAACCTGAATGTGCCAATGACCACTACAGAGGTGAATTCTTTAAAGTATTGGATGTTGTAGATGCACAGCTCACTGGGCTATTTAACCAGGATGACTTGCTGACTTTGCAAAAGTTGGAAGAGACACTTCTCAGTGGAACGATTGATGCTGCAGTCATTGGGAAATACCCAGAGTTGAATAGAGAGTTACTTTCAGTGCAACTTCCTATGTTTAGACTGAACTACTCATTTAGCAACAGCGCAGAAGCTGCAGGGATCATTGGTGGACTGCCTGGAGAGGTCCGTAGACTTTTTGGGCAAGTGGAAACTCTGGTTAGGTTGCTTTTGGTGGTCTCCGTTTCATCCTCTGAGGCAGAGAGAAGTTTCAGTGCGCTTCGTAGACTCAAAACGTGGCTCCGGTCTACAATGACTCAAAACAGGCTTAATCATGTTGCTGTCTGTCATGTACATAAAGATAAACTTGATTTACTGGACAAGAAGTCAGTTTGCAAGCAATTTGTGGCTGCAAATGAAAGgcggaaaaaacattttggctctTTTGCCTAA